The following proteins are co-located in the Penaeus vannamei isolate JL-2024 chromosome 34, ASM4276789v1, whole genome shotgun sequence genome:
- the LOC113818436 gene encoding uncharacterized protein isoform X1: MTVGSKPRIWFILAMAEYQEVREAAGMKLTGTKACQIVLDENMNIVFLSLVWTSTKWDKCLAQITAVFEEDYLDAYVRPTRTQYMDRKYLKLTADLEWDGSTMKKRGEAIPEDHVFELEAALTLLVEWLKEKEPVVCVVGDFMLNDSCPLVNLLMQVGLYKTFTSICRGFVRGSAIFEDKGTSPEKVYNVRRFRNAMQAIDCDLQLLQEYSMTVESVQEYYADKERTYWARSSFKALFDQNVISKGHAWRLAYEGWTLKDMKKIYKDDGEEVLKAKLRLVSHDEFVNLQGKVKPDVLSEEDIIGICNFLNENL, translated from the exons ATGACCGTGGGAAGCAAGCCAAGAATATG GTTCATCCTTGCAATGGCAGAATACCAGGAAGTTCGGGAGGCAGCCGGAATGAAGTTGACTGGGACGAAAGCATGTCAAATAGTCCTTGATGAAAACATGAATATCGTTTTCTTGAGTCTTGTCTGGACGAGCACTAAGTGGGACAAATGTCTCGCCCAGATCACTGCTGTGTTTGAAG AGGATTATCTGGATGCGTATGTAAGGCCTACTCGTACTCAATACATGGATAGAAAGTATCTTAAATTGACCGCTGACCTTGAATGGGATGGATCGACCATGAAGAAAAGAGGCGAAGCGATTCCTGAAGATCACGTTTTTGAACTTGAGGCAGCACTGACTCTCCTGGTGGAATGGCTCAAAGAAAAGGAACCAGTCGTCTGCGTGGTGGGAGACTTCATGCTGAACGACTCGTGTCCCCTTGTCAACCTGCTAATGCAAGTTGGACTGTACAAAACATTCACCAGCATTTGTCGTGGGTTCGTAAGAGGCTCGGCTATTTTCGAGGACAAGGGGACAAGCCCAGAAAAGGTTTACAATGTCCGGAGGTTCAGGAATGCCATGCAGGCTATAGACTGCGACCTGCAGCTCCTCCAGGAATACTCCATGACCGTGGAGAGTGTCCAGGAGTATTATGCGGATAAGGAGAGAACATACTGGGCTCGGAGCAGTTTTAAGGCCCTCTTTGACCAGAATGTGATCAGCAAAGGCCATGCTTGGCGACTGGCGTATGAGGGATGGACGCTTAAGGATATGAAGAAAATCTACAAGGACGACGGCGAGGAGGTCCTCAAGGCCAAGCTCCGTTTAGTTTCCCATGACGAGTTTGTGAATCTTCAAGGAAAAGTAAAGCCGGACGTGCTAAGCGAGGAAGACATAATCGGCATTTGTAATTTCTTGAATGAAAACCTTTAA
- the LOC113818438 gene encoding uncharacterized protein produces MAEYQEVREASEVKFVWPAARQIVLDENMNIVFLSLVWTSKKWGKCLAQITAVFEEDYLDAYARPTCTKYVDGQYLKWAADLEWDGSTMKKRGEAIPEDDVLELEAALTLLVEWLKEKEPVVCVVGDFMLNDSCPLVNLLMQVGLYKTFTSICRGFVRGFAIFEDKGTNLGKVVYNARRFRNAMQAIDCDLQLFQEYSMTVENVQEYYAETEKSYWARTSFKALFDQNVISRGHARRLAYEGWTLKDMKKIYKDDGEEVLKAKLRLVSHDEFVNLQGKVKPDVLSEEDIIGICNFLNENL; encoded by the exons ATGGCAGAATACCAGGAAGTTCGGGAAGCATCTGAAGTGAAGTTCGTCTGGCCGGCCGCACGGCAGATAGTCCTCGATGAAAACATGAATATCGTTTTCTTGAGTCTTGTCTGGACGAGCAAAAAGTGGGGCAAATGTCTCGCCCAGATCACTGCTGTGTTTGAAG AGGATTATCTGGATGCGTATGCAAGGCCTACTTGTACCAAATACGTGGATGGACAGTATCTTAAATGGGCCGCTGACCTTGAATGGGATGGATCGACCATGAAGAAAAGAGGCGAAGCGATTCCTGAAGATGACGTTCTTGAACTTGAGGCAGCACTGACTCTCCTGGTGGAATGGCTCAAAGAAAAGGAGCCAGTCGTCTGCGTGGTGGGAGACTTCATGCTGAACGACTCGTGTCCCCTTGTCAACCTGCTAATGCAAGTTGGACTGTACAAAACATTCACCAGCATTTGTCGTGGGTTCGTAAGAGGCTTCGCTATTTTCGAGGACAAGGGGACAAACCTAGGAAAGGTCGTTTACAATGCCCGGAGGTTCAGGAATGCCATGCAGGCTATAGACTGCGACCTGCAGCTCTTCCAGGAATACTCCATGACCGTGGAGAATGTCCAAGAGTATTATGCGGAAACTGAGAAGTCATACTGGGCTCGAACCAGTTTTAAGGCTCTCTTTGACCAGAATGTGATCAGCAGAGGCCATGCTCGGCGACTGGCGTATGAGGGATGGACGCTTAAGGATATGAAGAAAATCTACAAGGACGACGGCGAGGAGGTCCTCAAGGCCAAGCTCCGTTTAGTTTCCCATGACGAGTTTGTGAATCTTCAAGGAAAAGTAAAGCCGGACGTGCTAAGCGAGGAAGACATAATCGGCATTTGTAATTTCTTGAATGAAAACCTTTAA
- the LOC113818437 gene encoding uncharacterized protein isoform X1, whose translation MAEYQEVREAAGVKLIGTKARQIVIDENMNIVFLGLVWTSKNWGKCPAQITAVFEEDYLDAYVRPTCTKYVDGQYLKWAADLEWDGSTMKKKGEAILKDDVLELEAALTLLVEWLKEKEPVVCVVEDFMLNDSCNLVKLLKQVGLYGTFTSICRGFVRGFAIFEDKRISPGKVGHNARRLRNAMQAIDCDLQLLQEYSMTVESVQEYHADKERTYWARTSFKALYDGNVISKSHAWRLATEGWTFEGMKKIYKDDGEEVLKAKLRLVSHDEFVSLQGKVKPDVLSEEDMIGICNFLNENL comes from the exons ATGGCAGAATACCAGGAAGTTCGGGAGGCAGCCGGAGTGAAGTTGATTGGGACGAAAGCACGTCAGATAGTTATCGATGAAAACATGAATATCGTTTTCTTGGGTCTTGTCTGGACGAGCAAAAACTGGGGCAAATGTCCCGCCCAGATCACTGCTGTGTTTGAAG AGGATTATCTGGATGCGTATGTAAGGCCTACTTGTACCAAATACGTGGATGGACAGTATCTTAAATGGGCCGCTGATCTTGAATGGGATGGATCAACCATGAAGAAAAAAGGCGAAGCGATTCTTAAAGATGACGTTCTTGAACTTGAGGCAGCACTGACTCTCCTGGTGGAATGGCTCAAAGAAAAGGAACCAGTCGTCTGCGTGGTGGAAGACTTCATGCTGAACGACTCGTGCAACCTTGTCAAGTTGCTAAAACAAGTTGGTCTTTACGGAACATTCACCAGCATTTGTCGTGGGTTCGTAAGAGGCTTCGCTATTTTCGAGGACAAGAGGATAAGCCCAGGAAAGGTCGGTCACAATGCCCGGAGGTTAAGGAATGCCATGCAGGCTATAGACTGCGACCTGCAGCTCCTCCAGGAATACTCCATGACCGTGGAGAGTGTCCAAGAGTATCATGCGGATAAGGAGAGGACATACTGGGCTCGAACCAGTTTTAAGGCTCTCTATGACGGAAATGTGATCAGCAAAAGCCATGCTTGGCGACTGGCGACTGAAGGATGGACGTTTGAGGGTATGAAGAAAATCTACAAGGACGACGGCGAGGAGGTCCTCAAGGCCAAGCTCCGTTTAGTTTCCCATGACGAGTTTGTGAGTCTTCAAGGAAAAGTAAAGCCGGACGTGCTAAGCGAGGAAGACATGATCGGCATTTGTAATTTCTTGAATGAAAACCTTTAA
- the LOC113818437 gene encoding uncharacterized protein isoform X2: MNIVFLGLVWTSKNWGKCPAQITAVFEEDYLDAYVRPTCTKYVDGQYLKWAADLEWDGSTMKKKGEAILKDDVLELEAALTLLVEWLKEKEPVVCVVEDFMLNDSCNLVKLLKQVGLYGTFTSICRGFVRGFAIFEDKRISPGKVGHNARRLRNAMQAIDCDLQLLQEYSMTVESVQEYHADKERTYWARTSFKALYDGNVISKSHAWRLATEGWTFEGMKKIYKDDGEEVLKAKLRLVSHDEFVSLQGKVKPDVLSEEDMIGICNFLNENL, translated from the exons ATGAATATCGTTTTCTTGGGTCTTGTCTGGACGAGCAAAAACTGGGGCAAATGTCCCGCCCAGATCACTGCTGTGTTTGAAG AGGATTATCTGGATGCGTATGTAAGGCCTACTTGTACCAAATACGTGGATGGACAGTATCTTAAATGGGCCGCTGATCTTGAATGGGATGGATCAACCATGAAGAAAAAAGGCGAAGCGATTCTTAAAGATGACGTTCTTGAACTTGAGGCAGCACTGACTCTCCTGGTGGAATGGCTCAAAGAAAAGGAACCAGTCGTCTGCGTGGTGGAAGACTTCATGCTGAACGACTCGTGCAACCTTGTCAAGTTGCTAAAACAAGTTGGTCTTTACGGAACATTCACCAGCATTTGTCGTGGGTTCGTAAGAGGCTTCGCTATTTTCGAGGACAAGAGGATAAGCCCAGGAAAGGTCGGTCACAATGCCCGGAGGTTAAGGAATGCCATGCAGGCTATAGACTGCGACCTGCAGCTCCTCCAGGAATACTCCATGACCGTGGAGAGTGTCCAAGAGTATCATGCGGATAAGGAGAGGACATACTGGGCTCGAACCAGTTTTAAGGCTCTCTATGACGGAAATGTGATCAGCAAAAGCCATGCTTGGCGACTGGCGACTGAAGGATGGACGTTTGAGGGTATGAAGAAAATCTACAAGGACGACGGCGAGGAGGTCCTCAAGGCCAAGCTCCGTTTAGTTTCCCATGACGAGTTTGTGAGTCTTCAAGGAAAAGTAAAGCCGGACGTGCTAAGCGAGGAAGACATGATCGGCATTTGTAATTTCTTGAATGAAAACCTTTAA
- the LOC113818436 gene encoding uncharacterized protein isoform X2: MAEYQEVREAAGMKLTGTKACQIVLDENMNIVFLSLVWTSTKWDKCLAQITAVFEEDYLDAYVRPTRTQYMDRKYLKLTADLEWDGSTMKKRGEAIPEDHVFELEAALTLLVEWLKEKEPVVCVVGDFMLNDSCPLVNLLMQVGLYKTFTSICRGFVRGSAIFEDKGTSPEKVYNVRRFRNAMQAIDCDLQLLQEYSMTVESVQEYYADKERTYWARSSFKALFDQNVISKGHAWRLAYEGWTLKDMKKIYKDDGEEVLKAKLRLVSHDEFVNLQGKVKPDVLSEEDIIGICNFLNENL, translated from the exons ATGGCAGAATACCAGGAAGTTCGGGAGGCAGCCGGAATGAAGTTGACTGGGACGAAAGCATGTCAAATAGTCCTTGATGAAAACATGAATATCGTTTTCTTGAGTCTTGTCTGGACGAGCACTAAGTGGGACAAATGTCTCGCCCAGATCACTGCTGTGTTTGAAG AGGATTATCTGGATGCGTATGTAAGGCCTACTCGTACTCAATACATGGATAGAAAGTATCTTAAATTGACCGCTGACCTTGAATGGGATGGATCGACCATGAAGAAAAGAGGCGAAGCGATTCCTGAAGATCACGTTTTTGAACTTGAGGCAGCACTGACTCTCCTGGTGGAATGGCTCAAAGAAAAGGAACCAGTCGTCTGCGTGGTGGGAGACTTCATGCTGAACGACTCGTGTCCCCTTGTCAACCTGCTAATGCAAGTTGGACTGTACAAAACATTCACCAGCATTTGTCGTGGGTTCGTAAGAGGCTCGGCTATTTTCGAGGACAAGGGGACAAGCCCAGAAAAGGTTTACAATGTCCGGAGGTTCAGGAATGCCATGCAGGCTATAGACTGCGACCTGCAGCTCCTCCAGGAATACTCCATGACCGTGGAGAGTGTCCAGGAGTATTATGCGGATAAGGAGAGAACATACTGGGCTCGGAGCAGTTTTAAGGCCCTCTTTGACCAGAATGTGATCAGCAAAGGCCATGCTTGGCGACTGGCGTATGAGGGATGGACGCTTAAGGATATGAAGAAAATCTACAAGGACGACGGCGAGGAGGTCCTCAAGGCCAAGCTCCGTTTAGTTTCCCATGACGAGTTTGTGAATCTTCAAGGAAAAGTAAAGCCGGACGTGCTAAGCGAGGAAGACATAATCGGCATTTGTAATTTCTTGAATGAAAACCTTTAA
- the LOC138868048 gene encoding uncharacterized protein isoform X2, whose translation MAEYQEVREAAGVKLIGTKARQIVIDENMNIVFLSLVWTSTKWDKCLAQITAAFEEDYLDAYVRPTRTQSTDRKYLKWTGHLEWDGSTMKKRGEAIPEDDVFELEAALTLLVEWLKEKEPVVCVVGDFMLNDSCPLVNLLMQVGLYRTFTSICRGFVRGSAIFEDKGTSPEKVYNVRRFRNAMQAIDCDLQLLQEYSMTVDSVQEYYADKERTYRARSSFKALFDQNVISKGHAWRLAYEGWTLKDMKKIYKDDGEEVLKAKLRLVSHDEFVNLQGKVKPDVLSEEDIIGICNFLNENL comes from the exons ATGGCAGAATACCAGGAAGTTCGGGAGGCAGCCGGAGTGAAGTTGATTGGGACGAAAGCACGTCAGATAGTTATCGATGAAAACATGAATATCGTTTTCTTGAGTCTTGTCTGGACGAGCACTAAGTGGGACAAATGTCTCGCCCAGATCACTGCTGCGTTTGAAG aGGATTATCTGGATGCGTATGTAAGGCCTACTCGTACTCAATCCACGGATAGAAAGTATCTTAAATGGACCGGTCACCTTGAATGGGATGGATCGACCATGAAGAAAAGAGGCGAAGCGATTCCTGAAGATGACGTTTTTGAACTTGAGGCAGCACTGACTCTCCTGGTGGAATGGCTCAAAGAAAAGGAACCAGTCGTCTGCGTGGTGGGAGACTTCATGCTGAACGACTCGTGTCCCCTTGTCAACCTGCTAATGCAAGTTGGACTGTACAGAACATTCACCAGCATTTGTCGTGGGTTCGTAAGAGGCTCGGCTATTTTCGAGGACAAGGGGACAAGCCCAGAAAAGGTTTACAATGTCCGGAGGTTCAGGAATGCCATGCAGGCTATAGACTGCGACCTGCAGCTCCTCCAGGAATACTCCATGACCGTGGATAGTGTCCAAGAGTATTATGCGGATAAGGAGAGAACATACCGGGCTCGGAGCAGTTTTAAGGCCCTCTTTGACCAGAATGTGATCAGCAAAGGCCATGCTTGGCGACTGGCGTATGAGGGATGGACGCTTAAGGATATGAAGAAAATCTACAAGGACGACGGCGAGGAGGTCCTCAAGGCCAAGCTCCGTTTAGTTTCCCATGACGAGTTTGTGAATCTTCAAGGAAAAGTAAAGCCGGACGTGCTAAGCGAGGAAGACATAATCGGCATTTGTAATTTCTTGAATGAAAACCTTTAA
- the LOC113801206 gene encoding uncharacterized protein, which yields MHRLTLFAVCLLVAASVLLPEAEARPQIHSYDVAEVNAEVFEEQDEVEESERGGNYVEIQESVVEDGASPTGAAGSIALEVLDEVGDALGSRGGGLRRMEALLKASRGGYGR from the exons ATGCATCGACTGACTCTCTTCGCTGTGTGCCTCTTGGTCGCCGCCTCAGTGCTTCTGCCGGAGGCGGAGGCGAGGCCGCAGATTCACTCGTACGACGTCGCCGAAGTCAATGCCGAAGTCTTCGAGGAacaggacgaggtggaggagtcCGAACGCGGAGGAAATTACGTCGA GATCCAGGAGAGCGTGGTGGAGGACGGCGCGTCCCCCACGGGCGCCGCTGGGAGCATCGCCCTCGAAGTCCTCGACGAAGTTGGAGACGCCCTCGGCTCCAGGGGCGGCGGCCTGCGCAGGATGGAGGCGCTGCTCAAGGCCTCCCGGGGCGGCTACGGCAGATGA
- the LOC138868048 gene encoding uncharacterized protein isoform X1, giving the protein MTVGSKPRIWFILAMAEYQEVREAAGVKLIGTKARQIVIDENMNIVFLSLVWTSTKWDKCLAQITAAFEEDYLDAYVRPTRTQSTDRKYLKWTGHLEWDGSTMKKRGEAIPEDDVFELEAALTLLVEWLKEKEPVVCVVGDFMLNDSCPLVNLLMQVGLYRTFTSICRGFVRGSAIFEDKGTSPEKVYNVRRFRNAMQAIDCDLQLLQEYSMTVDSVQEYYADKERTYRARSSFKALFDQNVISKGHAWRLAYEGWTLKDMKKIYKDDGEEVLKAKLRLVSHDEFVNLQGKVKPDVLSEEDIIGICNFLNENL; this is encoded by the exons ATGACCGTGGGAAGCAAGCCAAGAATATG GTTCATCCTTGCAATGGCAGAATACCAGGAAGTTCGGGAGGCAGCCGGAGTGAAGTTGATTGGGACGAAAGCACGTCAGATAGTTATCGATGAAAACATGAATATCGTTTTCTTGAGTCTTGTCTGGACGAGCACTAAGTGGGACAAATGTCTCGCCCAGATCACTGCTGCGTTTGAAG aGGATTATCTGGATGCGTATGTAAGGCCTACTCGTACTCAATCCACGGATAGAAAGTATCTTAAATGGACCGGTCACCTTGAATGGGATGGATCGACCATGAAGAAAAGAGGCGAAGCGATTCCTGAAGATGACGTTTTTGAACTTGAGGCAGCACTGACTCTCCTGGTGGAATGGCTCAAAGAAAAGGAACCAGTCGTCTGCGTGGTGGGAGACTTCATGCTGAACGACTCGTGTCCCCTTGTCAACCTGCTAATGCAAGTTGGACTGTACAGAACATTCACCAGCATTTGTCGTGGGTTCGTAAGAGGCTCGGCTATTTTCGAGGACAAGGGGACAAGCCCAGAAAAGGTTTACAATGTCCGGAGGTTCAGGAATGCCATGCAGGCTATAGACTGCGACCTGCAGCTCCTCCAGGAATACTCCATGACCGTGGATAGTGTCCAAGAGTATTATGCGGATAAGGAGAGAACATACCGGGCTCGGAGCAGTTTTAAGGCCCTCTTTGACCAGAATGTGATCAGCAAAGGCCATGCTTGGCGACTGGCGTATGAGGGATGGACGCTTAAGGATATGAAGAAAATCTACAAGGACGACGGCGAGGAGGTCCTCAAGGCCAAGCTCCGTTTAGTTTCCCATGACGAGTTTGTGAATCTTCAAGGAAAAGTAAAGCCGGACGTGCTAAGCGAGGAAGACATAATCGGCATTTGTAATTTCTTGAATGAAAACCTTTAA